Proteins from a single region of Chloroherpeton thalassium ATCC 35110:
- the leuS gene encoding leucine--tRNA ligase, translating to MKYDFTEIEKKWQAYWEQHQTFKATEEPNKPKYYVLDMFPYPSGSGLHVGHLEGYTASDITARYKRLKGFSVLHPMGWDAFGLPAEQYAIKTGTHPRLTTETNVANFKSTLQRMGFSYDWSREINTTDPGYVKWTQWIFLKLYEKGLAYVDDVPVNWCEELKVVLANEEVDEKVNDGYTVVRRPLRQWMLKITAYAERLLTDLDEVDWPESVKEMQRNWIGKSVGAELDFYLAGTDEKFRIFTTRPDTVFGATYMVLSPEHPLLDKITTDEHKSAVAAYREEAERKSDLERTGLQKEKTGVFTGSYALNPATGKEIPIWTSDFVLMGYGTGAIMSVPAHDERDWEFAKKFGIPIVEVIKSPHSVQEAVFAGKDSVCTNSENAEISINGLAYEEAFEKITDWFEKKGLGQRKVNYKLRDWLFSRQRYWGEPIPIKHYEDGAERAETELPLNLPEVSAYQPSGTGESPLANIAEWLYGEDEHGKFRRETNTMPQWAGSCWYYLRFIDPDNPNEAVSPEKEKYWMNVDLYIGGAEHAVLHLLYARFWHKVLYDVGVVSTKEPFRKLFNQGMILGEDNEKMSKSRGNVITADSVMSGYGADAVRLYEMFLGPLEQVKPWSTNGIEGISRFLGKVWRLVYPNEADGTVQVTDDAPSETVLRRMHKTIKKVGEDTETLKFNTAISEMMIYVNELQKEKCRSRTAIENLLLMLSPFAPHICEELWQALGHEESITFAKFPEYDATLAKDDVVTIAVQVNGKLRGTFDAAAGLSKDDMIAEAMKVESVIKFTEGKEIVKQIAVPNKLVNLVVK from the coding sequence ATGAAATACGATTTCACGGAAATAGAAAAAAAATGGCAGGCCTACTGGGAACAGCACCAAACCTTTAAGGCGACCGAAGAGCCGAACAAGCCGAAATATTACGTCCTCGATATGTTCCCGTATCCGAGCGGGTCGGGACTCCATGTCGGGCATTTGGAGGGCTACACGGCTTCCGACATTACGGCTCGCTACAAACGCCTCAAGGGCTTTAGCGTCCTTCATCCGATGGGCTGGGACGCCTTCGGGTTGCCCGCCGAGCAATACGCCATCAAAACCGGCACCCATCCGCGCTTGACCACCGAGACGAATGTCGCCAATTTCAAAAGTACGCTTCAGCGCATGGGCTTTTCCTACGACTGGTCGCGTGAAATCAACACCACCGACCCGGGTTATGTGAAATGGACGCAATGGATTTTCCTCAAGCTCTATGAAAAAGGGCTGGCCTATGTGGACGATGTGCCGGTGAACTGGTGCGAGGAACTCAAAGTCGTTTTGGCAAACGAGGAAGTGGATGAAAAAGTCAATGACGGCTATACGGTCGTCCGCCGTCCGCTGCGCCAATGGATGCTGAAAATTACGGCTTATGCCGAACGCCTGCTCACCGATTTGGACGAGGTCGATTGGCCGGAAAGCGTCAAGGAAATGCAGCGCAATTGGATTGGCAAATCCGTCGGCGCGGAGTTGGATTTTTATCTCGCCGGTACGGATGAAAAATTTAGAATTTTCACCACGCGCCCCGATACGGTTTTCGGCGCAACTTACATGGTGCTTTCGCCCGAACATCCGCTGCTGGACAAAATCACCACCGATGAACATAAAAGCGCCGTTGCGGCTTACCGCGAGGAAGCCGAACGCAAAAGCGACCTTGAACGCACCGGTTTGCAAAAAGAAAAAACGGGCGTCTTCACGGGCAGCTACGCCCTGAATCCCGCGACCGGCAAGGAAATCCCGATTTGGACATCGGACTTCGTCTTGATGGGCTACGGCACGGGCGCGATTATGTCCGTTCCGGCGCACGACGAGCGCGACTGGGAATTTGCCAAAAAGTTCGGCATTCCCATCGTGGAAGTCATCAAAAGCCCGCACAGTGTTCAGGAGGCCGTGTTCGCCGGCAAGGACAGCGTTTGCACAAATTCCGAAAACGCGGAAATCAGCATCAACGGCCTTGCTTACGAAGAGGCTTTTGAGAAAATCACGGATTGGTTTGAAAAGAAAGGGCTGGGGCAACGCAAGGTCAATTATAAACTGCGCGATTGGCTCTTCAGCCGCCAACGCTATTGGGGCGAGCCGATTCCGATTAAGCACTACGAAGACGGCGCCGAGCGAGCGGAAACCGAACTGCCGCTGAATTTACCCGAAGTTTCCGCCTATCAGCCCTCCGGCACGGGCGAATCGCCGCTGGCGAACATCGCCGAATGGCTTTACGGCGAGGACGAACACGGCAAATTTCGCCGCGAGACGAACACCATGCCGCAATGGGCCGGAAGCTGCTGGTATTACCTGCGCTTCATCGACCCCGACAATCCAAACGAAGCCGTTTCGCCGGAAAAGGAAAAATATTGGATGAATGTCGACCTGTATATCGGCGGCGCGGAACATGCGGTTTTGCACCTGCTTTATGCGCGATTCTGGCACAAGGTGCTTTACGATGTCGGCGTCGTCAGCACGAAAGAGCCGTTCCGAAAGCTCTTTAATCAAGGCATGATTTTGGGCGAAGATAACGAGAAAATGTCCAAATCGCGCGGCAATGTCATCACCGCCGACAGCGTGATGAGCGGCTACGGCGCGGACGCGGTTCGCCTCTACGAAATGTTCTTGGGGCCGCTTGAGCAGGTCAAGCCTTGGAGTACGAACGGCATCGAAGGCATCAGCCGTTTTCTCGGAAAAGTTTGGCGACTCGTTTATCCGAACGAGGCCGACGGCACGGTGCAGGTCACGGACGACGCGCCCTCCGAAACCGTGCTTCGCCGAATGCACAAGACGATTAAGAAAGTCGGCGAGGATACCGAAACCTTGAAGTTCAACACGGCGATTTCCGAAATGATGATTTATGTCAACGAACTTCAAAAGGAAAAATGCCGCAGCCGCACAGCGATTGAAAATCTGTTGCTGATGCTTTCGCCCTTCGCGCCGCATATTTGCGAAGAGCTTTGGCAGGCACTCGGCCATGAGGAATCCATCACGTTTGCGAAATTTCCCGAGTACGACGCAACGCTTGCAAAGGACGATGTCGTGACCATTGCAGTTCAAGTCAACGGCAAACTTCGCGGCACGTTTGACGCCGCTGCCGGACTTTCAAAAGACGACATGATTGCGGAAGCCATGAAGGTCGAAAGCGTCATCAAATTCACGGAAGGAAAAGAAATCGTCAAACAAATCGCCGTGCCGAACAAGCTGGTAAATTTGGTGGTGAAGTGA
- a CDS encoding type II toxin-antitoxin system HicA family toxin translates to MGYRVVRQKGSHVIFSNGKITFPVPKHGSKEISPGVERQLLKILDLTLDEFRNI, encoded by the coding sequence ATGGGATATAGAGTTGTTCGGCAAAAAGGTTCACATGTCATATTTTCAAATGGAAAAATCACATTCCCGGTGCCAAAACACGGTTCAAAAGAGATTTCTCCCGGTGTTGAAAGACAACTGTTAAAGATACTTGATTTAACGCTTGATGAGTTTCGGAACATTTAA
- a CDS encoding phage integrase N-terminal SAM-like domain-containing protein produces the protein MKRFVFFHNKKHPIEMGEKEIEEFISRLEKMKKSPHQLRIKLYVQFFIKMY, from the coding sequence ATAAAAAGGTTTGTCTTTTTTCATAACAAAAAGCATCCTATTGAAATGGGAGAAAAAGAAATTGAAGAATTTATAAGTCGTTTGGAAAAAATGAAAAAATCTCCGCATCAACTCAGAATCAAGCTTTATGTACAATTTTTTATAAAAATGTATTAA
- a CDS encoding class I SAM-dependent methyltransferase encodes MSHYSRLRTALKETQKAFPFENYIDKANSLEMQAIIYELRKYLVDFEHKRLLDIGSGPMDKTGVFQSLGFECYAVDDLNDPWHLRNDNIDRIKEYAENIGINFYHQKPGEYNIPFEENSFDVVCSLAVIEHLHESPRGLLNTMGVFARPGGLLVIIMPNSVNLRKRISVLLGRTNYPPVDMFFNCIGNWRGHVREYTLKETEYICSASGFEILSSTTFEHLAHQKLRTPLRQLYILLGNIIPTLRSSLLVVCRKPESWRAVNEDPEAFRRSLARAVPKGAA; translated from the coding sequence ATGAGCCATTACTCGCGATTAAGAACTGCGTTAAAAGAAACACAAAAGGCCTTTCCCTTTGAGAACTATATCGATAAAGCTAATAGCCTTGAGATGCAAGCCATCATATATGAGCTAAGAAAGTACTTAGTAGACTTTGAGCATAAACGTCTACTTGACATCGGCAGTGGCCCGATGGACAAGACAGGCGTTTTTCAGTCCTTGGGTTTTGAATGTTATGCGGTTGATGATCTTAACGATCCGTGGCACCTGCGAAACGACAACATAGATAGAATAAAAGAATATGCGGAGAACATTGGAATTAACTTTTATCATCAGAAGCCAGGTGAATATAATATCCCATTTGAGGAAAATAGCTTTGATGTAGTTTGTTCACTTGCAGTAATTGAACATCTTCATGAATCACCGCGCGGTTTACTAAACACAATGGGGGTTTTCGCTCGGCCAGGTGGATTATTGGTAATTATAATGCCTAATTCAGTGAACTTACGCAAGAGGATTTCAGTGTTATTAGGGCGCACCAACTACCCGCCAGTTGATATGTTTTTCAACTGTATTGGCAATTGGCGTGGTCATGTTAGAGAGTATACTTTGAAGGAAACAGAGTACATATGTAGCGCATCAGGTTTTGAGATTCTTTCAAGTACCACTTTTGAACACCTCGCCCACCAGAAATTGCGAACTCCATTGCGACAGCTGTACATTCTGTTGGGAAATATTATTCCAACTTTGCGTTCGAGTTTATTAGTTGTATGTAGAAAGCCAGAATCATGGAGAGCTGTAAATGAAGATCCAGAAGCTTTTCGAAGATCTTTGGCGAGAGCGGTCCCTAAGGGTGCCGCCTAA
- a CDS encoding acetate uptake transporter → MDQKLANPAPLGLMGFGMTTILLNMHNAGFFEINAVILSMGVFYGGIAQIIAGMMEFKKGNTFATTAFTSYGLFWLTLVALIYMNGRFGIPENTVSFVGVYLLLWGVFTLFMWVGTLKSPKAMQFVFLSLTILFFMLAARDVFGWTGTFATITGIEGMICGASAIYFAMAQVLNETYGREMLPVG, encoded by the coding sequence ATGGACCAGAAACTTGCAAATCCAGCCCCCCTTGGACTGATGGGTTTTGGAATGACCACAATTCTTTTGAACATGCACAATGCAGGTTTTTTTGAAATCAATGCGGTTATTCTTTCAATGGGGGTTTTTTATGGTGGAATTGCACAGATTATTGCTGGCATGATGGAGTTCAAAAAAGGAAATACATTCGCAACCACTGCGTTTACATCCTATGGGCTTTTCTGGCTTACACTTGTTGCCCTTATCTACATGAATGGGCGGTTCGGCATACCAGAAAACACGGTTTCTTTTGTGGGCGTGTATCTTTTGTTATGGGGCGTTTTTACACTTTTCATGTGGGTTGGAACACTAAAATCACCTAAAGCGATGCAGTTTGTTTTCCTTTCCCTTACAATTCTATTTTTCATGCTTGCCGCAAGAGACGTTTTCGGCTGGACGGGGACTTTTGCAACAATTACAGGTATTGAAGGCATGATCTGCGGAGCTTCAGCCATTTACTTTGCAATGGCTCAGGTTTTAAATGAAACATATGGGCGAGAAATGCTTCCTGTGGGCTAA
- a CDS encoding DegT/DnrJ/EryC1/StrS family aminotransferase, translating to MKVKFLDLQVQYHQIKDELEKAWQPMLENTAFIGGAAVNTFEENFAAYCGAKFAVGVANGTEAIELALRAAGVGPGDEVIVPANTFIATAEAVSATGATPVLVDNARDTYSIDVSKIEAAITPKTKVIVPVHLYGQPAALDEIHQIAEKHGLEVIEDAAQAHGAFYKGKRIGSGKSRATAFSFYPGKNLGAFGDGGAIVTDDEKIATMARMISNHGGIKKYQHDVIGRNSRLDALQAAVLTLKLKHLDAWNEKRRNNAKLYGELLKDIEGVAVPVELPETLPVYHLYVVRVPNREAVQAKLAEMGVASGIHYPTPIHEMKAYECLGHKPSDFPVASEYAPQILSLPMYAELTEEEIRYVTDCLKKCV from the coding sequence ATGAAAGTCAAGTTTTTGGATTTACAAGTTCAATATCATCAAATCAAAGATGAGCTTGAAAAAGCGTGGCAACCGATGCTTGAAAACACCGCGTTCATCGGCGGCGCGGCGGTCAACACATTTGAGGAAAATTTTGCGGCGTATTGCGGCGCGAAGTTCGCCGTCGGCGTGGCAAACGGCACGGAAGCCATTGAACTTGCGCTGCGAGCCGCTGGTGTAGGGCCAGGCGACGAGGTCATTGTTCCAGCCAATACTTTCATCGCAACGGCGGAAGCGGTTTCGGCAACGGGCGCAACGCCGGTTTTGGTCGACAACGCCCGCGATACTTATTCCATAGATGTTAGCAAAATTGAAGCGGCAATTACGCCGAAAACGAAAGTGATCGTGCCGGTGCATCTTTACGGCCAGCCCGCCGCGCTGGACGAGATTCACCAAATCGCCGAAAAGCACGGCTTGGAAGTGATTGAAGATGCGGCTCAGGCACACGGCGCATTTTATAAAGGCAAGCGAATCGGTTCTGGCAAAAGCCGTGCGACGGCGTTTAGTTTTTATCCGGGCAAAAATCTCGGCGCGTTCGGCGACGGCGGCGCGATTGTCACCGACGACGAGAAAATTGCAACAATGGCGCGAATGATTTCCAATCACGGCGGCATCAAAAAATATCAGCACGATGTCATCGGGCGCAATTCGCGCTTGGATGCGCTTCAGGCCGCCGTTTTGACCCTGAAGCTCAAGCATTTGGACGCATGGAATGAAAAGCGCCGGAACAACGCGAAGCTTTACGGCGAACTTTTGAAGGATATTGAAGGCGTGGCCGTGCCGGTTGAACTGCCGGAGACGCTGCCGGTCTATCATTTGTATGTCGTGCGTGTGCCAAATCGTGAGGCCGTACAAGCCAAGCTCGCGGAAATGGGCGTCGCCTCGGGCATCCATTATCCGACGCCGATTCACGAGATGAAAGCGTATGAATGCTTAGGCCATAAGCCGAGCGATTTTCCCGTCGCGTCGGAATACGCTCCGCAAATTTTAAGCCTGCCGATGTACGCTGAACTTACCGAAGAAGAAATTCGCTATGTGACGGATTGCTTGAAAAAGTGCGTTTAA
- a CDS encoding NAD(P)H-hydrate dehydratase — MQSVLTAEEMREADYESVIKLRVTERQLMELAGKEACNILLEKFADADGKLAGKRFLIVSGKGNNGGDGIVLARHLINAGATVDLIHLCEESQLKPDGAATLKTLKQYLIHTDKIRVFEADEFFPEVVLKTRYDFAVDAVLGTGYRSAKQPKSLTQTGVEPPQKFEAEPRPALSEVIKNAVLFINAKKKEGAYVVALDMPTGTDGTSGAVPDVAVEADLTITLAFLKTGLFLGEGRRHAGEIALADISIPDFLAKPSACKLTDENFVRRILPERAAGSAKHQNGKVLIVAGSQGAAQSMMGAAIMSVRAALASGAGYVCAAVPESAFNLMHQAAPEAILISQDMTQIAEKIEWADAVAVGCGLGRSPEQMNFAAKLLSLPALQKKKTIIDADALFAIAELSLLDSLQLSDAILTPHVKELERLIRISAQEIESERLFYVKEFAKRYAFGLLLKGSPTLIAANEKLFLCNSGTAALATAGTGDVLSGLIVSFAAQGLSTADAAAAAAYIHGLAGSFAGKSVNRISATDVINSLVPVFNYLENPA; from the coding sequence ATGCAAAGTGTTCTGACTGCCGAAGAAATGCGCGAGGCCGATTACGAAAGCGTCATCAAGTTGCGCGTCACCGAGCGTCAATTGATGGAACTTGCCGGAAAAGAGGCTTGCAATATCCTGCTGGAAAAATTCGCGGACGCCGACGGCAAACTTGCCGGAAAGCGGTTTTTAATCGTTTCGGGAAAAGGAAATAACGGCGGCGACGGCATTGTGCTGGCGCGGCATTTGATTAACGCGGGCGCGACGGTGGATTTGATTCACCTTTGCGAGGAATCGCAGCTCAAGCCCGACGGCGCGGCCACGCTCAAAACGCTCAAGCAATATTTGATTCACACCGATAAAATTCGGGTTTTCGAAGCCGATGAATTTTTCCCCGAAGTCGTTTTAAAAACGCGATACGATTTTGCCGTCGATGCCGTTTTGGGAACGGGCTATCGCAGCGCCAAGCAGCCGAAAAGCCTTACGCAAACGGGCGTCGAGCCGCCTCAAAAATTTGAAGCCGAGCCGCGCCCGGCGCTTTCCGAGGTGATAAAAAATGCCGTGCTATTTATCAATGCGAAGAAAAAAGAGGGCGCATACGTGGTCGCGCTGGATATGCCGACCGGCACGGACGGCACTTCCGGCGCCGTCCCCGACGTCGCGGTTGAGGCCGATTTGACGATTACGCTTGCGTTTTTGAAGACCGGACTTTTCCTCGGCGAAGGGCGACGCCATGCCGGAGAAATTGCCCTTGCCGATATTTCCATCCCCGATTTTCTCGCCAAGCCAAGCGCCTGCAAATTAACGGACGAAAATTTCGTTCGCCGCATATTGCCCGAGCGTGCCGCCGGAAGCGCGAAACATCAAAACGGGAAGGTGCTGATTGTGGCCGGTTCGCAAGGTGCGGCGCAGTCCATGATGGGCGCGGCGATCATGTCGGTGCGTGCGGCGCTCGCGTCCGGTGCGGGCTATGTTTGCGCGGCGGTGCCGGAATCGGCGTTTAACTTGATGCACCAAGCGGCGCCGGAAGCGATTTTGATTTCGCAAGACATGACGCAAATTGCCGAAAAAATCGAATGGGCGGACGCCGTCGCCGTCGGTTGCGGACTCGGTCGGTCGCCCGAGCAAATGAATTTTGCGGCAAAACTACTTTCTTTGCCCGCGCTTCAAAAGAAAAAAACAATTATCGACGCCGATGCGCTTTTTGCAATTGCCGAACTGAGTTTGCTCGACTCCTTGCAACTTTCGGACGCGATTTTAACGCCGCATGTCAAAGAGCTCGAGCGCTTGATTCGTATTTCGGCGCAAGAAATCGAATCCGAGCGGCTTTTTTACGTGAAAGAATTTGCGAAGCGTTATGCCTTCGGCCTGCTGCTCAAAGGCTCGCCGACCTTGATTGCCGCAAATGAAAAGCTTTTTCTCTGCAACAGCGGCACAGCGGCGCTTGCAACCGCCGGAACGGGCGATGTGCTTTCCGGCCTCATTGTCTCGTTTGCCGCGCAAGGACTTTCGACGGCAGACGCGGCGGCGGCGGCGGCCTACATTCACGGCCTTGCTGGCTCGTTTGCGGGCAAATCGGTCAATCGGATTTCTGCAACGGATGTTATAAATTCACTTGTTCCGGTCTTCAATTATCTTGAAAATCCGGCGTAG
- a CDS encoding M15 family metallopeptidase → MQLPAILSFFLFFHPHSAPLPPEAVLVDVQKINPYIFVDMRYATKNNFTGEKIYSAARCLLRPKVAKRLSRVAKRLRHKGYGVKVWDAFRPKSAQEKLWNATPPKLRRYVANPKKGSKHTRGVAVDVTLTDTLGRELQMPTPFDTFNIRARSNYENLPKKAIRNRTILHDAMKAEGFLSVSGEWWHFHDAEWRCYPLLDLNFQDVPQ, encoded by the coding sequence ATGCAATTACCTGCAATTCTGTCATTTTTCCTCTTTTTTCATCCACATTCAGCGCCATTGCCGCCCGAAGCCGTGCTGGTTGATGTGCAAAAAATCAATCCCTACATTTTTGTGGACATGCGCTACGCCACCAAAAATAATTTTACCGGAGAAAAAATTTATTCGGCAGCGCGCTGCCTTTTGCGTCCAAAGGTGGCCAAGCGGCTTTCGCGCGTGGCCAAGCGCTTGCGGCACAAAGGCTACGGCGTGAAGGTTTGGGACGCGTTCCGCCCAAAATCGGCTCAAGAAAAACTTTGGAACGCAACGCCGCCGAAACTACGGCGCTATGTTGCAAATCCGAAAAAAGGCTCAAAGCATACGCGCGGCGTGGCTGTGGATGTTACCCTCACCGACACGCTTGGGCGCGAGCTGCAAATGCCCACGCCGTTTGATACATTCAACATTCGCGCGCGTTCGAATTATGAGAATTTGCCTAAAAAAGCGATTCGCAACCGCACGATTTTGCACGACGCCATGAAAGCGGAAGGCTTCCTTTCCGTTAGCGGCGAGTGGTGGCATTTTCACGACGCAGAATGGCGCTGCTATCCTTTATTGGATTTGAATTTTCAGGACGTGCCACAGTGA
- a CDS encoding nucleoside-diphosphate kinase yields MERTLAILKPDCVRKNLIGAAIEKIQSAGFKVVAMKMTRLTKETAGEFYAVHKARPFYGELVEFMSSGACVPLMLEKENAVADFRTLIGATDPAEAAEGTIRKLYADSKGENIVHGSDSVENAKIECGFFFSTQEAVANMA; encoded by the coding sequence GTGGAAAGAACACTTGCCATTTTAAAGCCAGATTGCGTTCGCAAAAATCTCATTGGTGCAGCTATTGAAAAAATTCAAAGCGCAGGTTTCAAAGTCGTTGCCATGAAAATGACTCGCCTCACCAAAGAAACCGCCGGCGAATTTTATGCCGTCCATAAAGCGCGTCCGTTTTATGGTGAATTGGTTGAATTCATGTCGTCGGGTGCTTGCGTTCCGTTGATGCTTGAAAAAGAAAATGCGGTTGCTGATTTTCGCACGCTGATCGGCGCAACCGACCCAGCCGAAGCAGCTGAAGGCACGATTCGCAAACTTTATGCAGACAGCAAAGGCGAAAACATTGTGCACGGTTCTGACTCGGTTGAAAACGCAAAAATCGAATGCGGTTTCTTCTTCTCAACTCAGGAAGCCGTTGCAAACATGGCTTAA
- the proB gene encoding glutamate 5-kinase — protein MSELIYKTIVVKVGTNVLSKPDGLLDEQVMSDLVSQIARMRQSGVNVILVSSGAVGAGRSLVHLSEKTHPVETRQVLSSIGQIRLINTYAKLFNAQNLLCAQILVTKSDFRDRRHYLNMQTCLNALLKQGVIPIVNENDAISVTELMFTDNDELSGLIASMMQAEALLILTNVDGVFDGNFHEGNAQVISEINSKKLDYSKYIKPVKSSFGRGGMLTKCSIAHKLSLMGITVHIANGKKSGILEEILSGVSVGTKFISQKRTSSVKRWMAHAEGYEKGTVFINRGAEAALLSHETATSLLPVGVLRIEGGFKKGDIIKICNEQNATLGYGMAQYDSQKAASLIGQKGQKPLVHYDYLFLKQPEA, from the coding sequence ATGTCTGAATTGATTTATAAAACGATTGTCGTTAAAGTCGGCACAAATGTTCTTAGCAAACCTGATGGGCTTTTAGACGAGCAAGTCATGTCGGACTTGGTTTCGCAAATAGCACGGATGCGGCAAAGCGGGGTAAATGTGATTTTGGTTTCGTCGGGTGCGGTTGGTGCTGGGCGCTCGCTCGTTCATCTTTCCGAGAAAACGCATCCGGTTGAAACGCGTCAGGTGCTTTCATCCATTGGGCAGATTCGATTGATTAACACCTACGCCAAGCTATTCAACGCACAAAATTTACTTTGTGCCCAAATTTTGGTGACGAAAAGTGATTTTCGCGATCGCCGTCACTATCTGAATATGCAAACCTGTTTGAACGCGCTCCTGAAGCAAGGTGTCATTCCGATTGTCAATGAAAACGATGCGATCTCCGTCACGGAGCTGATGTTTACCGACAACGATGAACTTTCCGGCCTGATTGCATCGATGATGCAAGCCGAAGCTCTTCTCATTTTAACCAATGTGGATGGCGTTTTTGACGGCAATTTTCACGAGGGAAACGCACAAGTGATTTCGGAAATCAATTCCAAAAAGCTGGATTATAGCAAATATATTAAGCCGGTAAAGTCCTCATTTGGACGCGGCGGCATGTTGACCAAGTGCAGCATTGCGCATAAGCTCTCGCTGATGGGCATTACGGTGCACATCGCTAACGGCAAGAAATCGGGCATTTTAGAAGAAATTTTGTCTGGCGTAAGTGTGGGCACAAAGTTTATTTCGCAAAAGCGCACATCCAGCGTAAAGCGTTGGATGGCGCACGCAGAAGGCTATGAAAAAGGAACGGTTTTTATCAATCGTGGCGCTGAAGCGGCGTTGCTTTCGCATGAGACGGCGACAAGCCTTTTGCCCGTGGGCGTTTTGCGCATAGAAGGCGGATTTAAAAAAGGCGATATTATTAAAATTTGCAATGAACAGAATGCCACGCTCGGCTACGGCATGGCGCAATACGACTCGCAAAAAGCGGCTTCTTTGATTGGTCAAAAAGGTCAAAAGCCGCTTGTGCATTACGATTATTTATTTTTAAAGCAACCTGAGGCGTAG
- a CDS encoding aspartate/glutamate racemase family protein produces the protein MKTIGLLGGMSWESTLNYYRKINEGIKNALGGLHSAKIVMYSVDFEPIEKLQHAGDWDGTAKILSEAAIRIQAAGADFLLICTNTMHKVAPEIDAAIQIPLLHIADATAEVLISSGIKSVGLLGTAFTMEQEFYKGRLADKYGLHVLVPNEHDRHFIHKVIYEELCIGKAESHSKAEYLRIIESLANQGAEAAILGCTEIGMLVHQADTTVKLLDTTEIHAAYAVMESLKDAVFDA, from the coding sequence ATGAAAACCATTGGTTTGTTAGGGGGCATGAGCTGGGAAAGTACGCTCAATTACTATCGGAAAATTAACGAGGGCATCAAAAATGCGCTTGGGGGTTTGCATTCAGCAAAAATTGTTATGTACAGTGTTGATTTCGAACCGATCGAAAAGTTGCAGCATGCAGGTGATTGGGATGGCACTGCCAAAATTTTATCTGAAGCCGCCATACGGATTCAGGCGGCAGGTGCGGATTTTCTGCTCATATGCACAAATACCATGCACAAAGTCGCTCCAGAAATTGACGCCGCCATTCAAATTCCTTTGCTGCATATTGCGGATGCCACAGCGGAAGTTCTTATAAGTAGCGGCATAAAGTCAGTCGGCTTGCTGGGCACGGCATTTACAATGGAGCAAGAATTCTACAAAGGGCGGCTTGCTGATAAATACGGTCTTCATGTATTGGTGCCAAATGAACATGATCGACATTTTATTCATAAGGTGATTTATGAAGAACTTTGCATAGGGAAAGCTGAAAGTCATTCAAAGGCTGAGTATTTGCGCATCATAGAGTCCTTAGCGAATCAAGGCGCTGAAGCTGCAATACTGGGTTGCACAGAAATTGGAATGCTGGTTCACCAAGCTGATACCACGGTAAAATTGTTAGATACCACAGAAATCCATGCAGCATACGCCGTAATGGAATCTTTAAAGGATGCCGTATTTGATGCTTAA